From one Novosphingobium sp. genomic stretch:
- a CDS encoding peptidylprolyl isomerase encodes MKSKNRVSFPRGGRVALSVALALMLPATSLMAQGAGGGQPGGQEAAEAGGPGNDPFNLPDTVTLFGKNTPNLRRATAIVNGDIITGTDVDQRLALVLAANGGKISDEERTQLRAQVLRNLIDETLQIQEAKTADATIDDAEVDDTFARVAQENFHQDVKALDAYLTRVGSSSASLKRQIKGELAWQRVLRKNVQPFINVSQEEVKELIAKMQAQKGTDEYHVGEIYLSATPESKPSVAANANRIMDQLRQGGSFVAYARQYSEASTKVVGGDLGWVRLSQLPTELAAAARDMQPGQLTGPVEMRGGFSILYLIDKRKVLTSDPRDAILALKQISIEFPKGMSEADANKRATEFSTAIKGAKGCGGVDAAAQKIGAQVVANDQVKARDLPAALQQTILGMQPGDSTQPFGSVAEGVRMLMLCGREEPKDASAPNFDQVLGQMEDERVNKRAQIYMRDLRRDAIIEYN; translated from the coding sequence ATGAAGTCCAAGAACCGCGTTTCCTTCCCCCGTGGGGGCCGCGTGGCCCTTTCTGTCGCTCTTGCGCTGATGCTGCCCGCCACCTCGCTGATGGCGCAGGGTGCGGGTGGGGGCCAGCCCGGCGGTCAGGAAGCGGCCGAGGCCGGCGGCCCCGGCAACGACCCGTTCAACCTGCCTGATACGGTCACGCTGTTCGGCAAGAACACCCCCAATCTGCGCCGCGCCACCGCCATCGTGAACGGTGACATCATCACCGGCACCGATGTTGACCAGCGTCTGGCGCTGGTGCTCGCGGCCAATGGCGGCAAGATTTCCGATGAGGAGCGCACCCAGTTGCGCGCGCAGGTGCTGCGCAACCTGATCGACGAAACGCTGCAGATCCAGGAAGCCAAGACCGCCGACGCCACCATCGACGATGCCGAGGTGGATGACACCTTCGCGCGCGTGGCTCAGGAAAACTTCCATCAGGATGTGAAGGCCCTCGACGCCTATCTGACCCGCGTGGGCTCATCCTCCGCCTCGCTGAAGCGTCAGATCAAGGGCGAGCTGGCCTGGCAGCGCGTGCTGCGCAAGAACGTCCAGCCCTTCATCAACGTCAGCCAGGAAGAAGTGAAGGAACTGATCGCCAAGATGCAGGCGCAGAAGGGCACCGACGAATATCACGTCGGTGAAATCTATCTGTCGGCCACGCCCGAGAGCAAGCCTTCGGTCGCCGCCAATGCCAACCGCATCATGGATCAGCTGCGTCAGGGCGGCAGCTTCGTGGCCTATGCGCGGCAATATTCCGAGGCCTCGACCAAGGTGGTCGGCGGCGATCTGGGCTGGGTGCGCCTCTCGCAGCTTCCCACCGAACTGGCGGCGGCCGCGCGTGACATGCAGCCCGGTCAGCTCACCGGCCCGGTGGAGATGCGCGGCGGCTTCTCGATCCTGTATCTGATCGACAAGCGCAAGGTGCTCACCAGCGATCCGCGCGACGCGATTCTGGCGCTCAAGCAGATCTCGATCGAATTCCCCAAGGGCATGAGCGAGGCCGACGCCAACAAGCGCGCCACCGAATTCTCCACCGCTATCAAGGGCGCCAAGGGCTGCGGCGGCGTCGATGCCGCGGCGCAGAAGATCGGCGCGCAGGTGGTGGCCAACGATCAGGTCAAGGCGCGCGATCTGCCCGCCGCCCTGCAGCAGACCATTCTGGGCATGCAGCCGGGCGATTCGACCCAGCCCTTCGGCTCGGTGGCGGAAGGCGTGCGCATGCTGATGCTCTGCGGCCGTGAAGAGCCCAAGGATGCCAGCGCCCCCAACTTCGACCAGGTGCTGGGCCAGATGGAAGACGAGCGCGTCAACAAGCGCGCCCAGATCTACATGCGCGATCTGCGTCGCGACGCGATCATCGAATACAACTGA
- the pdxA gene encoding 4-hydroxythreonine-4-phosphate dehydrogenase PdxA, with translation MTSAAPLVLTLGDPAGVGPELIAAAWARRVEDGPNGLGLSPFFAMGGAELIAAAAASRGLSVPIERIASPAQAAEVFPHALPVLGDLDGAYTPGEPNREGAALALASLSLAARLTVEGEASAIVTAPIHKARLAEVGFVHPGQTEFVAAASGVAAEDAVMMLAGPTLRTVPLTVHTSLASVPGLITPELVERRSAITAAALARDFGLPSPRLAIAALNPHAGEEGRMGDEESRLIEPAIAALRARGIDATGPHPADALFAERARATYDVAICMYHDQALIPLKALDFDQGVNVTLGLPIIRTSPDHGTAFAIAGRNIADAGATIAAIRMAGDCAARRAQAAIPA, from the coding sequence ATGACGTCCGCGGCGCCTCTGGTTCTGACGCTGGGCGATCCGGCGGGGGTTGGCCCGGAGCTGATCGCCGCCGCATGGGCCCGGCGCGTGGAGGATGGCCCCAATGGCCTTGGGTTGTCGCCCTTCTTCGCCATGGGCGGCGCGGAGCTGATTGCGGCGGCAGCGGCCTCGCGCGGGCTTTCGGTGCCGATCGAGCGCATCGCTTCCCCCGCTCAGGCGGCGGAGGTTTTTCCTCACGCTTTGCCGGTGCTGGGCGATCTTGACGGTGCCTATACGCCCGGCGAGCCCAATCGCGAGGGCGCCGCCCTAGCGCTGGCCTCGCTGTCGCTCGCCGCGCGGCTGACGGTGGAGGGTGAGGCCTCCGCCATCGTCACCGCCCCGATCCACAAGGCGCGCCTTGCCGAGGTCGGCTTCGTGCATCCCGGCCAGACCGAATTTGTCGCTGCGGCTTCAGGTGTTGCTGCCGAAGATGCGGTGATGATGCTCGCCGGGCCGACCTTGCGCACGGTGCCGCTGACGGTTCACACCTCGCTGGCCAGCGTGCCGGGGCTGATCACGCCCGAACTGGTCGAGCGCCGCAGCGCGATCACCGCCGCCGCTCTGGCCCGCGATTTCGGCCTGCCCTCGCCCCGCCTCGCGATTGCCGCGCTCAACCCGCATGCCGGTGAGGAAGGCCGCATGGGCGATGAGGAAAGCCGCCTGATCGAGCCTGCCATCGCCGCCCTGCGCGCGCGCGGCATCGACGCCACCGGGCCGCACCCTGCCGATGCGCTCTTCGCCGAGCGGGCCCGCGCCACCTATGATGTGGCGATCTGCATGTATCACGATCAGGCGCTGATCCCCTTGAAAGCGCTGGATTTCGACCAGGGCGTCAATGTCACGCTGGGTCTGCCGATCATCCGCACCTCGCCCGATCACGGCACGGCTTTTGCCATCGCCGGGCGCAACATCGCCGATGCGGGCGCCACCATCGCGGCCATCCGCATGGCGGGCGACTGCGCCGCGCGCCGGGCGCAAGCTGCAATCCCCGCATGA
- the rsmA gene encoding 16S rRNA (adenine(1518)-N(6)/adenine(1519)-N(6))-dimethyltransferase RsmA translates to MKYPPAHPLPPLREVINAHGLFATKALGQNFLFDEQLLDRLAAIPGSLMDANVLEVGPGPGGLTRALLRAGAKVTAIEMDKRALPVLEELSQAFPGRLTVIHGDATKVDPASIFGAEPYAIVANLPYNVGTNLFTGWLSGATWPPQWTSLTLMFQLEVAERIIAQPGSDAYGRLAVLSQWRSKAKIAVKVHRSAFTPPPKVMSAMVHIVPGEAPAGVSPRVLERVTEAAFGQRRKMLRQSLKGVPGALEALETLGIDPARRAETLGIEDFVGIARILS, encoded by the coding sequence ATGAAATATCCGCCAGCCCATCCCCTGCCCCCCCTGCGGGAGGTGATCAACGCGCATGGCCTCTTCGCCACCAAGGCGCTGGGGCAGAACTTCCTCTTCGATGAGCAGTTGCTCGACCGTCTGGCCGCCATCCCCGGCAGTTTGATGGATGCGAATGTGCTGGAGGTCGGCCCCGGCCCCGGCGGTCTGACCCGCGCCCTGCTGCGCGCCGGTGCGAAAGTCACCGCCATCGAGATGGACAAGCGCGCCCTGCCCGTTCTGGAGGAGCTGTCGCAGGCCTTCCCCGGCCGGCTGACGGTGATCCATGGCGATGCCACCAAGGTCGATCCGGCCAGCATCTTCGGCGCCGAGCCCTATGCCATCGTCGCCAATCTGCCCTACAATGTCGGCACCAACCTCTTCACCGGCTGGTTGAGCGGCGCGACATGGCCCCCGCAATGGACCAGCCTGACGCTGATGTTCCAGCTTGAGGTGGCCGAGCGCATCATCGCCCAGCCCGGCAGCGATGCCTATGGGCGGCTGGCGGTGCTCTCGCAGTGGCGCTCGAAGGCGAAGATCGCGGTCAAGGTCCATCGCAGCGCCTTCACCCCGCCGCCCAAGGTGATGAGCGCCATGGTCCATATCGTGCCCGGCGAGGCGCCCGCAGGCGTCTCTCCCCGCGTGCTGGAGCGTGTCACCGAAGCCGCCTTCGGCCAGCGCCGCAAAATGCTGCGCCAGAGTTTGAAGGGCGTGCCCGGCGCGCTTGAGGCGCTGGAAACGCTGGGCATCGATCCGGCCCGCCGCGCCGAAACGCTGGGCATCGAGGATTTTGTGGGCATCGCCCGCATCCTGTCCTGA
- a CDS encoding DUF3455 domain-containing protein yields MPVLSLPALLGALSLPFALQAAPPAAQPFDLAERTVVATFQGEGVQIYDCKAAPGGGASWTFREPIATLIENGKTVGRHFAGPRWELEDGSLLQGRMARGEPGASSNDIPLLKLDVVSNAGPRVGQGRLAGVTTIYRLHTRGGMLKGGCTTPGERLSVLYSADYVFAR; encoded by the coding sequence ATGCCGGTCTTGTCCCTGCCTGCTCTGCTTGGCGCCTTGAGCCTGCCCTTTGCGCTTCAGGCCGCGCCGCCTGCCGCGCAGCCTTTCGATCTGGCGGAGCGTACCGTGGTGGCGACCTTCCAGGGCGAGGGCGTCCAGATCTACGACTGCAAGGCCGCGCCCGGCGGCGGCGCAAGCTGGACCTTTCGCGAGCCCATCGCCACGCTGATCGAGAATGGGAAAACCGTGGGCCGCCATTTCGCCGGGCCGCGCTGGGAGCTTGAGGACGGCAGTCTGCTGCAGGGGCGCATGGCGCGGGGCGAGCCCGGCGCGTCGTCCAATGATATCCCGCTGCTCAAGCTTGATGTGGTGAGCAATGCCGGGCCCAGGGTGGGTCAGGGCAGACTGGCCGGGGTGACCACGATCTATCGGCTGCACACGCGGGGTGGCATGCTCAAGGGCGGTTGCACCACGCCGGGTGAGCGGCTTTCAGTGCTTTATTCAGCAGATTACGTCTTCGCGCGCTGA
- the mscL gene encoding large conductance mechanosensitive channel protein MscL — MFGEFKTFIARGNVLDLAVGVIIGAAFGKIVASLTDDVLMPVIGKITGGIDFSSKFILLSDIPASYKGGETDYAALKKAGVAMLGYGSFITAIINFLIMAFVIFLLVRQANKLMPKPEAAPPAPTGPSEVDVLLEIRDALKKN, encoded by the coding sequence ATGTTTGGAGAGTTCAAGACCTTTATCGCGCGCGGCAATGTGCTGGATCTGGCGGTCGGTGTGATCATCGGCGCGGCTTTCGGCAAGATCGTCGCCTCCTTGACCGATGACGTGCTGATGCCGGTGATCGGCAAGATCACGGGCGGGATCGATTTCTCGTCCAAGTTCATCCTGCTCAGCGATATTCCCGCCAGCTACAAGGGCGGCGAGACCGACTATGCCGCGCTGAAGAAGGCGGGCGTGGCGATGCTGGGCTATGGTTCCTTCATCACCGCCATCATCAACTTCCTGATCATGGCCTTCGTGATCTTCCTGCTGGTGCGACAGGCCAACAAGCTGATGCCCAAGCCTGAGGCTGCCCCGCCCGCGCCCACCGGCCCCAGCGAGGTGGATGTGCTGCTGGAAATCCGCGATGCGCTGAAAAAGAACTGA
- a CDS encoding NUDIX hydrolase — protein sequence MSADTILPEEMSMAEETQWQGRFITAKTRGKWEYVSRARGIRAAVILPIDGDEVVLVEQFRVPLGRPCLELPAGLVGDALDNPDEDPTEAANRELEEETGYRAARMEVIGEFWSSPGMVTESFTLLRAHGLEKISAGGGVEGENITVHRVALAELPDFVAQARAKGHAIDVKMLMLLAPWITGIGLPA from the coding sequence ATGAGCGCCGACACCATTCTGCCCGAAGAGATGAGCATGGCAGAGGAGACGCAGTGGCAAGGTCGCTTCATCACCGCCAAGACGCGCGGAAAGTGGGAGTATGTCAGCCGTGCGCGCGGCATCCGCGCCGCCGTGATCCTGCCAATCGACGGCGATGAGGTGGTGCTGGTCGAGCAGTTCCGCGTGCCGCTGGGCCGCCCTTGCCTGGAACTGCCCGCCGGTCTGGTCGGCGATGCTCTGGACAACCCCGATGAGGACCCCACCGAAGCGGCCAACCGCGAGCTGGAGGAAGAAACCGGCTATCGCGCCGCCCGCATGGAGGTGATTGGCGAATTCTGGTCCTCGCCCGGCATGGTGACGGAGAGCTTCACCCTGCTGCGCGCCCATGGTCTGGAAAAGATCAGCGCAGGCGGCGGCGTGGAGGGCGAGAACATCACCGTCCATCGCGTGGCTTTGGCCGAACTGCCCGATTTTGTGGCTCAGGCGCGCGCCAAGGGCCATGCCATCGATGTGAAGATGTTGATGCTGCTGGCGCCGTGGATCACGGGGATCGGCCTGCCCGCATGA
- a CDS encoding SDR family oxidoreductase, giving the protein MRLEGRTALITGAARGLGAEIARLFAAEGARVLVTDVDGDAAATLAGEIGALSHPLDVTREESWRTALAFARDKLGGLSILVNNAGIPVGGPFEDTTLADWRRAFAVHADGAYLGCRLALPLLRESQPATIVNMASAAAHNARAETAAYGASKAAVCALTRSVALHCTQNGWNIRCNALLPAYADTAMVDSFAPSMPGDILRQKLGAQLPMGRIATAREVAEGALYLASPASSFMTGAELRLDGGLSAR; this is encoded by the coding sequence ATGAGGCTTGAGGGCAGAACAGCGCTGATCACCGGCGCCGCACGGGGGCTGGGTGCGGAGATCGCCCGGCTCTTCGCCGCCGAAGGAGCGCGCGTGCTGGTCACCGATGTGGATGGCGATGCCGCCGCCACGCTGGCCGGCGAGATCGGCGCCCTCTCCCACCCACTCGATGTCACGCGCGAGGAAAGCTGGCGCACCGCCCTCGCCTTCGCGCGGGACAAGCTCGGCGGCCTGTCGATACTGGTCAACAATGCGGGCATCCCCGTCGGCGGCCCCTTCGAGGACACCACACTCGCCGACTGGCGCCGCGCCTTTGCTGTCCATGCCGATGGCGCCTATCTCGGCTGCCGCCTCGCCCTGCCGCTGCTGCGCGAGAGCCAGCCCGCCACCATCGTCAACATGGCCTCGGCCGCCGCGCACAATGCCCGCGCCGAAACCGCCGCCTATGGCGCCAGCAAGGCCGCCGTCTGCGCGCTGACCCGCAGCGTGGCCCTGCATTGCACCCAGAACGGCTGGAACATCCGCTGCAACGCCCTGCTGCCCGCCTATGCCGACACCGCCATGGTCGACAGCTTTGCGCCCTCCATGCCGGGCGATATTCTGCGCCAAAAGCTGGGCGCGCAGCTCCCCATGGGCCGCATCGCCACCGCGCGCGAGGTCGCCGAAGGCGCGCTCTATCTAGCCAGTCCGGCCAGCAGCTTTATGACTGGCGCGGAACTGCGGCTCGACGGCGGTTTAAGCGCGCGATGA
- a CDS encoding substrate-binding domain-containing protein, translating into MAEDTTQDHGQTAPRRYRVTSFDVAAEAGVSQSTVSRALAGDPVVSEATRARVAAAAAKLKYHVDENAARLRTGKTGTLAVVVVVRPVQDMKDFNPFHFSLLGSVCAAASARGHDTLVSFQGAPDELRGLYQEQRKADGMIVIGTSENPAAWDYFHEIAKGGADIVCWGSPIEDLDWIRSDNRGGARLATSHLIESGYRNIVCIASETSAQRQFKERWQGYAERMAEEGLPPRLITFEEGYSRDEQGRRAALALLEAGEPFDAIFCCCDEMALGVLPTLREHGIAVPDQVGVVGFDGIRAGALASPALTTIEPDFHAAGAALVDRLLGVIAGKAGEKQRVPVRLLRRGSSKKVLVEG; encoded by the coding sequence ATGGCAGAGGATACCACCCAGGATCACGGACAAACCGCGCCGCGCCGCTACCGCGTCACCAGCTTTGACGTGGCGGCAGAGGCAGGCGTCAGCCAGTCCACCGTCAGCCGCGCGCTGGCGGGCGACCCCGTGGTCAGCGAAGCGACGCGCGCGCGCGTCGCCGCCGCCGCCGCCAAGCTGAAATACCATGTCGACGAAAACGCCGCCCGCCTGCGCACCGGCAAGACCGGCACGCTGGCCGTGGTCGTCGTCGTCCGCCCCGTGCAGGACATGAAGGACTTCAACCCTTTCCACTTCTCGCTGCTGGGCAGCGTCTGCGCCGCCGCCTCCGCGCGCGGGCACGACACGCTGGTCAGCTTCCAGGGCGCGCCCGACGAGCTGCGCGGCCTCTATCAGGAGCAGCGCAAGGCCGACGGCATGATCGTCATCGGCACCAGCGAGAACCCCGCCGCCTGGGACTATTTCCACGAGATCGCCAAGGGCGGCGCCGACATCGTGTGCTGGGGCAGCCCCATCGAGGACCTCGACTGGATCCGCTCGGACAATCGCGGCGGCGCGCGCCTCGCCACCAGCCATCTGATCGAATCGGGCTATCGCAACATCGTCTGCATCGCCTCGGAAACCTCGGCCCAGCGCCAGTTCAAGGAGCGCTGGCAAGGCTATGCCGAGCGCATGGCCGAGGAAGGCCTGCCGCCGCGCCTGATCACCTTCGAGGAAGGCTACAGCCGCGACGAGCAAGGCCGCCGCGCCGCGCTGGCGCTGCTCGAAGCGGGCGAGCCCTTCGACGCGATCTTCTGCTGCTGCGACGAGATGGCTTTGGGCGTGCTGCCGACGCTGCGCGAACATGGCATTGCGGTGCCGGATCAAGTCGGCGTGGTGGGCTTCGATGGTATTCGCGCCGGGGCGCTGGCCTCGCCTGCGCTGACCACCATTGAACCGGATTTCCATGCGGCGGGCGCGGCTCTGGTCGATCGTCTGCTGGGCGTGATTGCCGGAAAGGCTGGCGAGAAGCAGCGGGTTCCGGTGCGGTTACTGCGTCGAGGCAGTTCCAAGAAGGTTCTGGTGGAAGGTTAA
- a CDS encoding TorF family putative porin: MTGKTILRGLIALGLFASSTSAAFAEDEAPAQGGKGGLDFTISGSAGLVSDYRFRGVSQTDKHMAVQAGLTVMHKSGLYASTWASNLAGWGQFGGANMELDLVGGFTKTFKKVTVDAGLTWYMYPGGSNTTDFAEPYVKLSAPLGPVSALVGVAYAPKQKALGNFSNTPYSNGQSWDNLYVWGDVNYAIPHTKLKPRAHIGHSNGNPGLGPNGTSVTPTGEYWDWNIGADYAVAGPVSVGISYIDTNISKAKAAYLQPNFSSTKDGSSIAGSTVVLSLTAAF; the protein is encoded by the coding sequence ATGACGGGCAAAACCATTCTTCGCGGCCTGATCGCATTGGGCCTCTTTGCCTCCAGCACCTCGGCTGCTTTCGCCGAGGATGAAGCCCCGGCACAGGGCGGCAAGGGCGGACTCGATTTCACCATCTCGGGCAGCGCGGGCCTCGTCAGCGACTATCGCTTCCGTGGCGTCTCGCAGACCGACAAGCATATGGCCGTGCAGGCCGGCCTGACCGTGATGCACAAGAGCGGCCTTTACGCCAGCACCTGGGCCTCCAACCTTGCGGGCTGGGGCCAGTTCGGCGGCGCCAATATGGAGCTGGACCTCGTCGGCGGCTTCACCAAAACCTTCAAGAAGGTGACGGTGGACGCGGGCCTGACGTGGTACATGTACCCCGGCGGCTCCAACACCACCGATTTCGCCGAGCCCTATGTGAAGCTCTCCGCGCCGCTGGGCCCGGTCAGCGCGCTGGTCGGCGTGGCCTATGCTCCCAAGCAGAAGGCGCTCGGCAACTTCTCGAACACGCCCTACAGCAATGGCCAGAGCTGGGACAATCTCTACGTCTGGGGCGATGTGAACTATGCCATCCCCCACACCAAGCTGAAGCCGCGCGCCCATATCGGCCACTCCAACGGCAACCCCGGCCTTGGCCCCAACGGCACCAGCGTCACCCCGACGGGCGAATACTGGGACTGGAACATTGGGGCAGATTACGCAGTGGCAGGCCCGGTCAGCGTTGGTATCAGCTATATCGACACCAACATTTCCAAGGCCAAAGCCGCCTACCTGCAACCCAACTTCTCTTCTACCAAGGACGGTTCGTCGATCGCGGGGAGCACGGTCGTGCTCTCCCTGACGGCAGCCTTCTGA
- a CDS encoding enoyl-CoA hydratase-related protein: protein MSESTLIVETQGAVTIITLNRPKALNALNSQVLEELIAAFEAFEADESQRCAVLTGSGEKAFAAGADIKEMLDKPAAEFFLQDFFSRWTSHLVKGTRKPWIAAVNGFALGGGCELAMMADFIIAADTAKFGQPEIKLGVAPGMGGSQRLTRAIGKAKAMDLCLTGRMMDAAEAESSGLVARVVPLASLMEEAVKAAQTIAGMAPMAALMNKEMVNAAFETTLDQGLLLERRMFQVLTASEDRVEGMTAFVEKRPAVWKGK, encoded by the coding sequence ATGAGTGAGTCCACATTGATCGTCGAAACTCAGGGCGCGGTGACGATCATCACGCTCAACCGGCCCAAAGCGCTCAACGCGCTCAACAGCCAGGTGCTGGAGGAGCTGATCGCCGCCTTCGAAGCCTTCGAGGCCGATGAAAGCCAACGCTGCGCCGTGCTGACCGGCAGCGGCGAAAAGGCCTTTGCCGCCGGGGCCGACATCAAGGAAATGCTCGACAAGCCCGCCGCCGAGTTCTTCCTGCAGGACTTCTTCAGCCGCTGGACCAGCCATCTGGTCAAGGGCACCCGCAAGCCGTGGATCGCGGCGGTCAACGGCTTCGCGCTGGGCGGCGGCTGCGAGCTGGCGATGATGGCGGATTTCATCATCGCGGCTGACACCGCCAAATTCGGCCAGCCCGAGATCAAGCTGGGCGTCGCCCCCGGCATGGGCGGCAGCCAGCGCCTGACCCGCGCCATCGGCAAGGCCAAGGCGATGGACCTGTGCCTGACGGGCCGCATGATGGACGCCGCCGAGGCCGAAAGCAGCGGCCTTGTGGCGCGCGTCGTGCCGCTCGCCAGCCTAATGGAGGAGGCAGTGAAGGCCGCCCAGACCATCGCGGGCATGGCGCCGATGGCCGCGCTGATGAACAAGGAAATGGTCAATGCCGCTTTCGAGACCACGCTGGATCAGGGCCTGCTGCTCGAACGCCGCATGTTCCAGGTGCTGACCGCCAGCGAGGACCGGGTGGAAGGCATGACGGCTTTTGTCGAAAAGCGCCCGGCGGTCTGGAAGGGCAAGTAA
- a CDS encoding enoyl-CoA hydratase/isomerase family protein — protein MSEAEQPPVLVERRGAAGVLSLNRPRALHALNPEMIALMARALLEWRDDPLVSVVIIDHAEGRGFCAGGDVTAARRSALEEGGAGARRFFFDEYRLNHLLYTYPKPVVSFMDGVTMGGGVGISQPARYRVATTNTMFAMPEAAIGLFPDVGGGWYLSRLSGRLGPYLALTGARMNGADCLWAGLATHHLPVAALAQAKARLIDGEAPGRVLGAFADQPEEAPITGQLIPILRHFAKPTLEAILASLAEDDSDWAAKTLATLSARCPLTCKVALRQMAQALRLETFAANMAMEYRLAARMVMLPDFAEGVRAVLIDKDNAPVWNPATPQGVSDAMIDAIFAPLPADEEWSPYE, from the coding sequence ATGAGCGAAGCCGAACAGCCCCCCGTTCTGGTGGAACGCCGGGGCGCCGCCGGTGTCCTCTCCCTCAACCGACCACGCGCGCTGCATGCGCTGAACCCCGAGATGATCGCGCTGATGGCCCGCGCGCTGCTTGAGTGGCGCGACGACCCGCTGGTCAGCGTGGTCATCATCGACCATGCCGAGGGGCGCGGTTTCTGCGCGGGCGGCGATGTGACGGCGGCCCGGCGCTCGGCGCTGGAGGAGGGCGGGGCCGGAGCGCGCCGCTTCTTCTTCGACGAATATCGCCTCAACCATCTGCTCTACACCTATCCCAAGCCGGTGGTCTCCTTCATGGATGGCGTCACCATGGGCGGCGGCGTGGGCATCAGCCAGCCCGCGCGCTATCGCGTGGCCACCACCAACACCATGTTCGCCATGCCCGAGGCGGCGATCGGCCTGTTCCCCGATGTGGGCGGCGGCTGGTATCTCTCGCGCCTGTCGGGGCGGCTGGGGCCCTATCTGGCGCTGACCGGGGCGCGGATGAACGGTGCGGACTGCCTCTGGGCGGGCCTTGCCACGCATCATCTGCCGGTGGCGGCTCTGGCGCAGGCCAAGGCAAGGCTGATTGATGGCGAGGCGCCGGGCCGGGTGCTGGGGGCCTTTGCCGACCAGCCGGAGGAAGCGCCGATCACCGGGCAGCTTATTCCCATCCTGCGCCATTTCGCCAAGCCGACGCTGGAGGCCATCCTCGCCTCGCTGGCCGAGGATGACAGCGACTGGGCGGCCAAAACCTTGGCCACGCTCTCGGCGCGCTGCCCGCTTACCTGCAAGGTGGCGCTGCGCCAGATGGCGCAGGCCCTGCGTCTGGAGACCTTCGCCGCCAATATGGCGATGGAATACCGCCTTGCCGCGCGCATGGTGATGCTGCCCGATTTCGCCGAAGGGGTGCGCGCCGTGCTGATCGACAAGGACAATGCCCCGGTCTGGAACCCCGCCACCCCCCAAGGCGTGAGCGATGCGATGATCGATGCGATCTTCGCTCCTCTGCCCGCTGATGAAGAATGGAGCCCCTATGAGTGA
- a CDS encoding acyl-CoA dehydrogenase family protein, whose amino-acid sequence MSDPFQLNDDQLAIQDMARGFTAQAITPHAARWDAEHHYPIEVWKEAGALGLGSIYVSPEGGGSGLGRLEAALVMEAMAYGCPATSAFVSIHNMGAWMVDSFGSEDLKARWLPSLVTMEAIASYCLTEPGSGSDAAALVSTARRDGDDYILNGTKQFISGAGYNDLYLVMARTGEAGPRGISCFAVEKDMKGLSFGKQEEKLGWHASPTAPVVLEDVRVPAANRLGDEGQGFRIAMAGLDGGRLNIGACSLGGAQRCLDEAIGYAKERKQFGQPIAAFQNTQFRIADMATDLEAARALLYLAAAKVTAGAPDKTRFAAMAKRLASDSGSTIVDAALQLFGGYGYLRDYPIERFWRDLRVHRILEGTNEVMRMIIARDLLA is encoded by the coding sequence ATGAGCGATCCCTTCCAGCTCAATGACGACCAGCTTGCCATTCAGGATATGGCGCGCGGCTTTACCGCCCAGGCCATCACCCCTCATGCCGCGCGCTGGGATGCCGAGCACCACTATCCGATCGAAGTGTGGAAAGAGGCGGGCGCCCTGGGGCTGGGCTCGATCTATGTCTCGCCCGAGGGCGGCGGTTCGGGGCTGGGCCGTCTGGAGGCGGCGCTGGTGATGGAGGCGATGGCCTATGGCTGCCCGGCGACCAGCGCCTTTGTCTCGATCCACAATATGGGCGCCTGGATGGTCGACAGCTTCGGGTCGGAGGATTTGAAGGCCCGCTGGCTGCCCTCGCTGGTGACGATGGAAGCGATCGCCTCCTATTGCCTGACCGAGCCGGGTTCGGGGTCGGATGCGGCGGCGCTGGTCAGCACGGCGCGGCGCGATGGGGATGATTACATCCTCAACGGCACCAAGCAGTTTATCTCCGGCGCGGGCTACAATGACCTCTATCTGGTGATGGCGCGCACCGGCGAGGCGGGGCCGCGCGGCATCTCCTGCTTTGCGGTGGAGAAGGACATGAAGGGCCTCTCCTTCGGCAAGCAGGAGGAGAAGCTGGGGTGGCATGCCAGCCCCACCGCTCCGGTGGTTCTTGAGGATGTGCGCGTGCCCGCCGCCAACCGGCTGGGCGACGAGGGGCAGGGCTTCCGCATCGCCATGGCGGGGCTGGATGGCGGGCGGCTCAACATCGGGGCCTGTTCTCTGGGCGGGGCGCAGCGCTGTCTGGATGAGGCCATCGGCTATGCGAAGGAGCGCAAGCAGTTCGGCCAGCCCATCGCCGCCTTCCAGAACACCCAGTTCCGCATCGCCGATATGGCCACCGATCTGGAGGCGGCGCGCGCGCTGCTCTATCTGGCCGCCGCCAAGGTGACCGCGGGCGCCCCCGACAAGACCCGCTTTGCCGCCATGGCCAAGCGGCTGGCCAGCGATTCGGGTTCGACCATCGTCGATGCCGCGCTGCAATTGTTTGGCGGATACGGTTATTTGCGCGACTATCCGATTGAACGGTTCTGGCGCGACTTGCGTGTGCACCGTATCCTTGAGGGCACAAACGAGGTGATGCGCATGATTATCGCACGCGATCTGCTGGCATGA